Proteins encoded within one genomic window of Augochlora pura isolate Apur16 chromosome 11, APUR_v2.2.1, whole genome shotgun sequence:
- the Imp gene encoding IGF-II mRNA-binding protein isoform X2, translating to MSVDKFAESGMLQKDMERLEIEEKNGGDTTSIAGTKVLVSNFPNHARVEDIEVLFGNCGQLQSVEKLSSRDPNTQTVLVVYETPEQAQQAVNQFNGHEYEGNSLKVEMSAVESRRRGRSQRSGVAYSGVSGSGRQTDFPLRILVQSDMVGAIIGRQGSTIRQITQMTRARVDVHRKDNVGAAEKAITIYGNPENCTNACKKILEVMQQEANSINNKSTEITLRILAHNNLIGRIIGKGGTTIKRIMQDTDTKITVSSINDINNFNVERIITVKGTIDNMSKAESMISNKLRQSYENDLQAMTPQSMMFPGLHPMAMMSTAGMGYSSRGPALYGSGPIPYPYQASLPTQQGVPAADTQETVFLYIPNSSVGAIIGTRGSHIRNMIRFSGASVKIAPLEQDKPAEQQTERKVTIIGSPESQWKAQYLIFEKMREEGFASGTDDVRLTIEILVPSAQVGRIIGKGGQNVRELQRVTGSVIKLSEQQSTSPSADEEATVHIIGPFFSVQSAQRRIRSMVLQPGASGTGAGSRAGRGSSQEGGPRSRRDGSATSQQGSATTTQQQSSPSPSSQQQPQNQ from the exons TATCGCCGGAACAAAAGTCCTCGTAAGCAATTTCCCAAATCACGCCCGAGTGGAGGACATCGAAGTTCTCTTTGGTAACTGTGGTCAGCTGCAATCCGTCGAAAAACTGTCGTCCCGCGATCCCAACACACAAACCGTTCTCGTTGTCTACGAGACGCCAGAACAGGCACAGCA GGCTGTGAACCAGTTTAATGGCCACGAGTACGAAGGTAACTCGCTAAAAGTGGAAATGTCAGCGGTAGAGAGCCGACGAAGAGGCCGCAGCCAGCGCAGCGGCGTTGCCTACTCCGGAGTATCGGGTTCCGGAAGGCAGACAGACTTCCCGCTTCGTATTCTTGTACAATCCGACATGGTGGGCGCCATAATCGGTCGTCAGGGATCGACCATACGTCAAATCACTCAAATGACGCGAGCACGTGTCGACGTTCACCGGAAGGACAACGTCGGCGCTGCGGAGAAAGCTATCACCATCTACGGCAATCCGGAGAATTGCACGAACGCTTGCAAAAAGATCCTGGAGGTCATGCAACAGGAGGCTAACAGTATCAATAATAAAAG TACCGAGATAACTCTGAGGATCCTTGCACATAACAACTTAATTGGTCGAATAATTGGAAAAGGTGGCACCACTATCAAGAGAATCATGCAAGACACAGACACAAAGATCACTGTCAGCAGCATCAAcgacattaataattttaacgtcGAACGCATTATCACAGTGAAGGGTACCATTGATAACATGAGCAAAGCTGAATCAATGATCTCTAATAAGTTACGTCAAAGCTACGAAAATGACTTACAGGCGATGACT CCTCAGAGCATGATGTTCCCTGGCTTGCACCCCATGGCCATGATGTCGACTGCTGGTATGGGATACAGCTCACGTGGTCCCGCTTTGTACGGCTCGGGACCCATCCCATATCCCTATCAAGCTAGCTTGCCAACTCAACAGGGCGTTCCTGCTGCTGACACTCAAGAAACTGTATTTCTATACATTCCTAACAGTAGCGTAGGCGCCATTATCGGCACCAGGGGTTCACACATTAGAAATATGATTAGATTTTCCGGAGCAAGCGTGAAAATCGCGCCTCTTGAGCAAGACAAGCCCGCGGAACAACAGACTGAAAGGAAAGTCACAATCATTGGATCGCCTGAATCTCAATGGAAG GCTCAATACTTGATCTTTGAAAAGATGCGAGAGGAAGGATTCGCTTCTGGCACCGATGATGTTAGATTGACTATCGAAATTCTAGTACCAAGCGCCCAAGTTGGCCGAATCATCGGCAAGGGCGGACAGAATGTTCGAGAATTGCAACGCGTAACTGGTAGTGTTATCAAACTATCGGAGCAGCAATCAACTTCTCCTTCTGCAGATGAAGAAGCAACCGTCCATATAATTGGACCATTCTTCTCTGTTCAG TCGGCACAGAGACGAATCCGTTCTATGGTCCTTCAGCCCGGTGCATCTGGAACAGGTGCTGGCTCACGCGCTGGTCGTGGTAGCAGCCAGGAAGGTGGTCCTCGTTCCCGAAGAGATGGCAGTGCCACGTCTCAGCAAGGTAGCGCGACAACGACGCAACAACAATCGAGCCCATCGCCATCCAGCCAGCAACAACCACAAAATCAGTAA